One genomic segment of candidate division KSB1 bacterium includes these proteins:
- a CDS encoding adenylate/guanylate cyclase domain-containing protein gives MKGLLRNRWVVTSLLALLAAGAALLVSVVPVFQNLELRTVDARFALRGPLVYPDTQITVVAVDDEAFASVPGTWPYPRSYFARAVRNLKEAGARLIVLDIEFTEPSGSKPEEDAEFAQAVREAGNVVLAAKVVYDQGPRGIISSYVLKPFATLASAAARTGIVNYDHDADGFLRRYLLFVSAQKKTWYSLAVQVVSLLEGVPPSKLDPENARELVVGSRRIKKHGANTMLINFRGPAGTFPTYSLADVLDDAEFQLRGDADVDYMELFKRAGKDALQSLDFGESPFRGKIVLIGASAEELGDNKLTPFFEFGGRRLKMPGVEMHANAIDTMLRGDYLATMPFGAQVAFLLGLAIMAGLVARLLRPMFGLVAIVLLVAAVVGFGLHLFVSARLIMPLVAPILSIGASYIANTVHLVAAERRAKRFYRQTFQHYVARSVVDKMLEDGELPKFGGERKELTVLFSDIRGFTRYVEHHQPEEIVHNLSQYFTLMVEVIFRHDGTLDKFVGDQIMALFGAPYYFADHAERACRTAVEMVKELRTLQKRWSDARCEYFQMGIGINTGQMIVGNLGSAQLFDYTVIGDEVNLASRLEGANKFYQTTIIIGERTYREAGTKAIARELDIVRVVGKKKPVRIYELRGMDSVPWIEQDLIIDTYTRGLNAYRQRQWYQALKEFRRVLRYFPSDGPSRLYTQRCLDCIQNPPAEGWDGVYDFREK, from the coding sequence GTGAAGGGGCTGCTCAGGAATAGGTGGGTCGTCACTTCGTTGCTTGCACTGCTCGCCGCAGGTGCTGCCCTGCTGGTGAGCGTCGTCCCCGTTTTCCAGAATCTTGAGCTGCGAACCGTCGACGCCCGCTTTGCCCTGCGCGGGCCGCTGGTCTATCCCGACACGCAGATTACCGTGGTGGCGGTCGACGACGAGGCTTTTGCCAGTGTGCCTGGGACCTGGCCTTACCCACGATCCTACTTCGCGCGTGCGGTGCGCAACTTGAAGGAGGCCGGGGCCCGTCTCATCGTCTTGGATATCGAGTTCACCGAGCCCTCCGGTAGCAAACCTGAGGAGGACGCGGAATTTGCGCAGGCCGTGCGTGAGGCTGGCAATGTGGTGCTTGCCGCCAAGGTGGTGTACGACCAAGGCCCGCGGGGCATCATCTCCTCGTACGTCCTGAAGCCCTTCGCCACCCTCGCAAGCGCCGCTGCGCGCACCGGCATCGTCAACTATGACCACGATGCGGACGGCTTCTTGCGCCGCTATCTACTTTTCGTCTCTGCGCAGAAAAAGACCTGGTACTCATTGGCAGTCCAGGTTGTGAGTTTGCTTGAGGGAGTCCCTCCCAGCAAGTTAGACCCGGAAAATGCGCGCGAGCTGGTGGTCGGCAGCAGGCGGATCAAGAAACACGGCGCCAACACCATGCTCATCAACTTCCGCGGACCGGCAGGCACCTTCCCCACCTACTCATTGGCTGATGTCTTAGATGACGCAGAGTTCCAGTTGCGTGGCGATGCCGACGTGGACTACATGGAACTCTTCAAGCGGGCGGGCAAGGACGCCCTGCAGTCGCTGGACTTTGGCGAGAGTCCTTTCCGCGGCAAGATTGTGCTCATCGGCGCTTCGGCAGAGGAGCTTGGCGACAACAAGCTGACCCCGTTTTTTGAGTTCGGGGGGAGGCGGTTGAAAATGCCTGGGGTGGAGATGCACGCCAACGCCATCGACACCATGCTCCGGGGCGACTACTTGGCCACTATGCCTTTTGGGGCACAGGTAGCGTTTCTCCTGGGCCTTGCTATCATGGCCGGGCTGGTGGCGCGCCTGTTGCGGCCGATGTTCGGCTTAGTGGCGATTGTGCTGCTGGTGGCGGCAGTGGTGGGCTTCGGCCTGCACCTCTTCGTGAGCGCGCGGCTCATCATGCCCCTGGTGGCTCCGATCCTGAGCATCGGGGCCAGCTACATCGCCAACACCGTGCATCTGGTGGCTGCCGAGCGGCGGGCCAAGCGCTTCTATCGCCAGACCTTCCAGCACTATGTGGCCCGCAGTGTCGTGGACAAGATGCTGGAAGACGGCGAGCTCCCCAAGTTCGGCGGCGAGCGCAAGGAGCTCACCGTGCTCTTCTCCGATATCCGCGGCTTCACACGCTACGTGGAGCATCACCAGCCAGAGGAGATCGTCCACAACCTGTCGCAGTACTTCACGCTCATGGTGGAAGTCATCTTCCGGCACGACGGCACCCTGGACAAGTTTGTGGGGGACCAAATCATGGCGCTCTTTGGTGCGCCGTACTACTTTGCCGACCACGCCGAACGGGCCTGTCGCACGGCGGTGGAGATGGTCAAAGAGCTGCGCACCCTGCAAAAGCGATGGTCTGATGCGCGCTGCGAGTACTTTCAGATGGGCATAGGCATAAACACCGGGCAGATGATCGTCGGCAACCTGGGCTCGGCCCAGCTCTTCGACTACACCGTGATCGGCGACGAGGTAAACCTGGCTTCGCGCCTGGAGGGAGCTAACAAGTTCTACCAGACCACCATCATCATCGGCGAGCGAACTTACCGGGAGGCGGGGACCAAGGCGATCGCGCGCGAGTTAGACATTGTCCGCGTGGTGGGGAAGAAGAAACCGGTTCGCATCTACGAGCTGCGCGGCATGGACAGCGTGCCGTGGATCGAGCAGGACCTGATAATCGACACCTACACCCGCGGGCTCAATGCCTATCGCCAGCGGCAGTGGTATCAGGCTCTCAAGGAGTTTCGCCGCGTGCTGCGCTACTTCCCCTCCGATGGCCCTTCGCGGTTGTACACTCAGCGCTGCCTGGACTGCATCCAGAACCCGCCCGCCGAGGGTTGGGATGGTGTGTACGATTTCCGGGAGAAGTAG
- a CDS encoding PglZ domain-containing protein, giving the protein MATQGEKKGKILWVDDEIELLRPHILFLESKGFAVTPVANAEDGIELIRRQEFDLVLLDEMLNGMDGLSALSRMKELRPSLPVVMVTKSEEESLMEEAIGAKISDYLTKPVNPSQILLICKKLLEGRKIESARLSRDYVAEFAQIAAAIASSPDWREWISLHVRLSQWEVELDQHPDLGLRQTLADQRRTCNIEFGRFVETHYPAWMRDGDGPPLSVDVVSTFLAPLLKVGRNTVFMVIDNLRLDQWLTLEPMLYPYFNVTTDYYYSILPTATPYSRNAIFSGLFPIELGRLFPDFWQKGQDDEQSQNRNERQLLDQQLARLGVRLRSEAKYIKVLDLEEARNVEKNARSLGGLPLVSIVVNFVDILAHSRSDSEVLKEITVDEPAYRSLTKSWFEHSHLFRTLQELAAAGATVVLTSDHGSIRVARGAKVIGDRETSTNLRYKFGKSLKADPKNAIIVRNPAAFNLPPRGLNTDYLIAKEDFYFVYPTNYHHYLSYYRDSLQHGGASMEEMILPVVRLEPK; this is encoded by the coding sequence GTGGCAACGCAGGGCGAGAAAAAGGGCAAGATTCTCTGGGTGGACGACGAGATCGAACTGCTCCGTCCGCACATTCTCTTCTTGGAGAGCAAAGGGTTTGCCGTCACCCCGGTAGCCAACGCCGAGGACGGCATCGAGCTCATCAGGCGGCAGGAGTTTGACCTTGTCCTGCTCGATGAGATGCTGAACGGCATGGATGGCCTTTCGGCGCTTTCGCGCATGAAGGAGCTCAGACCATCCCTGCCCGTGGTAATGGTCACCAAGAGTGAGGAGGAGTCGCTGATGGAGGAGGCCATTGGCGCGAAGATCAGCGACTACCTCACCAAGCCGGTCAACCCCAGCCAGATTCTCCTCATCTGCAAGAAGCTGCTGGAAGGCCGCAAGATTGAGAGTGCGCGCCTGTCACGGGACTATGTTGCCGAGTTTGCCCAGATCGCGGCTGCCATCGCCTCGTCGCCCGACTGGCGGGAATGGATAAGCCTGCACGTGCGCCTCAGCCAGTGGGAAGTGGAGCTGGACCAGCACCCCGACCTCGGCCTCAGGCAGACGCTGGCCGACCAGCGGCGCACCTGCAACATCGAGTTTGGTCGTTTCGTGGAGACTCATTACCCTGCATGGATGCGCGACGGCGACGGACCACCGCTGTCGGTGGACGTGGTGTCGACTTTCCTTGCTCCCCTGCTAAAGGTCGGCAGAAACACCGTGTTCATGGTGATCGACAACCTCCGCCTGGACCAGTGGCTGACGCTCGAGCCAATGTTGTACCCGTACTTCAACGTCACCACGGACTATTACTATTCCATTTTGCCCACGGCGACCCCCTACTCCCGCAACGCCATTTTCAGCGGTCTTTTCCCCATCGAGCTGGGGAGGCTTTTCCCCGATTTCTGGCAGAAGGGGCAGGACGACGAGCAGAGCCAGAACCGGAACGAGCGCCAGCTGCTCGACCAGCAGCTGGCGCGGCTCGGGGTGAGACTGCGCTCGGAAGCCAAGTACATCAAGGTGCTCGACCTGGAAGAGGCGCGCAACGTGGAGAAGAACGCGCGGAGCCTTGGTGGGCTGCCGCTGGTCTCTATCGTGGTGAACTTTGTCGACATTCTTGCCCATAGCCGGAGTGACTCGGAGGTGCTCAAGGAGATCACGGTGGACGAGCCTGCGTACCGCTCCCTGACCAAGTCCTGGTTTGAGCACTCGCATCTCTTCCGCACCCTGCAGGAGCTGGCGGCAGCAGGGGCGACCGTGGTGCTGACCTCCGATCATGGGAGCATTCGCGTGGCGCGGGGGGCGAAGGTTATCGGCGACCGCGAGACTTCCACCAATCTCCGCTACAAATTTGGCAAGAGTCTCAAAGCTGACCCGAAGAATGCGATCATCGTGCGGAATCCGGCCGCCTTCAACCTTCCGCCGCGGGGCCTGAACACCGACTACCTAATCGCCAAAGAGGATTTCTACTTCGTGTATCCGACCAACTATCACCACTACTTGAGCTACTACCGGGACAGCCTGCAGCATGGGGGTGCGTCGATGGAGGAGATGATCCTGCCGGTGGTGCGGCTGGAGCCGAAGTAG
- a CDS encoding ABC transporter permease: protein MNVRDIMRLACGNLRRNPLRAALTTCGVTIGIGALVSMVSFGTGMQKNVGEALAKLDAFAAIRVLPRHAAMNGLWETQTSGESKALTDSVVSLVASLPGVEMAYPEVVVPVRLRVGGRERQTMAQVMPVTVGRYAPYKEMTWGRFFASDAAAEIACADHVLRRMGFQRPDSLVGSTVELVAAGLDPSALLRLFSSSGPPKAEEVLVPKLTQATLVGVWQHEEFGPAGMATLVMPQGLKERLGAIGSLFDLLGGFQAGGGYPAVYVRAASVEMVEPLVETFEAMGYGTFTVLNELKELKKGFLVFDALLGAVGTVALVVAALGIVNTMVMSVLERYKEIGIMKAVGATSAEVKLLFVAESAAIGLMGGLGGLVLGWLVTIVANAVANHFLLKQAAAEVNFFYIPWWLVAGEVAFALAVSVVAGLFPARRAARVDPVQALRYE from the coding sequence ATGAACGTGCGCGACATCATGCGGCTTGCGTGCGGCAACCTCAGGCGTAACCCCTTGCGCGCCGCGCTGACCACCTGCGGGGTGACCATCGGCATAGGTGCTCTGGTCTCGATGGTCTCTTTTGGTACCGGCATGCAGAAAAACGTCGGCGAAGCGCTCGCGAAGCTGGACGCTTTTGCCGCCATTCGTGTGCTGCCGCGCCATGCGGCTATGAACGGCCTGTGGGAAACCCAGACAAGTGGAGAGAGCAAGGCGCTCACCGACAGCGTCGTGAGTCTTGTTGCCTCGCTTCCCGGCGTGGAGATGGCCTATCCAGAAGTGGTCGTCCCGGTACGGTTGCGCGTGGGAGGGCGCGAGCGCCAGACAATGGCACAGGTGATGCCGGTCACGGTCGGACGATATGCTCCGTACAAGGAAATGACCTGGGGACGCTTCTTTGCCTCGGACGCGGCTGCGGAAATCGCGTGCGCGGACCATGTGCTGCGCCGCATGGGCTTCCAGCGCCCCGACTCGCTGGTGGGCAGCACGGTGGAACTCGTGGCAGCGGGCCTGGACCCCTCCGCTCTGCTGCGACTTTTCTCTTCGAGCGGCCCGCCCAAGGCGGAAGAAGTGCTGGTGCCGAAGCTTACACAGGCTACATTGGTGGGTGTGTGGCAACACGAGGAGTTTGGGCCTGCGGGCATGGCCACCTTGGTCATGCCGCAAGGATTGAAAGAACGCCTTGGCGCCATTGGATCCCTGTTCGACCTCTTAGGGGGATTCCAAGCTGGCGGGGGGTATCCCGCCGTGTATGTGCGCGCGGCCAGTGTGGAGATGGTCGAGCCATTGGTGGAGACCTTCGAGGCCATGGGCTATGGCACCTTCACCGTGCTCAATGAGCTGAAAGAGCTGAAGAAGGGGTTTCTCGTCTTCGATGCCTTGCTTGGCGCGGTGGGCACGGTTGCCCTGGTGGTGGCAGCACTCGGCATCGTCAATACCATGGTCATGTCGGTCCTGGAACGCTACAAGGAAATCGGCATCATGAAGGCGGTAGGCGCCACCTCTGCAGAGGTGAAGCTGCTGTTTGTGGCAGAGTCGGCGGCCATCGGGCTCATGGGGGGCTTGGGCGGGCTCGTTTTGGGGTGGCTGGTGACCATCGTGGCCAATGCTGTGGCGAACCACTTCCTCCTCAAGCAGGCAGCGGCGGAGGTTAACTTCTTCTACATACCCTGGTGGTTGGTGGCCGGCGAGGTAGCGTTTGCCTTGGCGGTGAGCGTGGTGGCTGGGCTCTTCCCTGCGCGGCGCGCCGCGCGCGTTGACCCTGTGCAGGCCCTGCGCTACGAGTGA
- a CDS encoding ABC transporter ATP-binding protein, translating to MESESIVVLKRVCRFYRMGQAVVKAVDCVSMEVRRGEFVAVVGSSGSGKTTLLNLIAGLDRPTSGQIIVGGRDLALLPERALAEHRKRVVGMVFQAFNLIPAFTAEENVALPLIFAGAPPLPRRQRARELLGALGLGERLHHRPGELSGGELQRTAMARALANGPELLLADEPTGNLDSSTAAEIINLLADLHRSEGKTVILVTHDEPMARRVAQRIVRLSYGRIVGEELLL from the coding sequence ATGGAGAGCGAGAGTATCGTCGTGCTGAAGAGGGTTTGTCGGTTCTACCGCATGGGACAGGCGGTGGTGAAGGCCGTGGACTGCGTGAGCATGGAGGTGCGACGGGGCGAGTTTGTGGCCGTGGTGGGTAGCTCTGGTTCCGGCAAGACGACACTGCTCAATCTCATCGCGGGTCTGGACAGGCCCACTTCCGGTCAAATTATCGTAGGGGGCCGCGACCTCGCTCTCCTGCCTGAGCGGGCGCTCGCCGAGCACCGCAAGCGGGTGGTGGGAATGGTGTTTCAGGCGTTCAACCTCATTCCAGCATTCACCGCAGAGGAAAACGTCGCGCTGCCGCTGATCTTTGCCGGTGCGCCACCGCTCCCACGCAGGCAGCGGGCACGAGAGCTGCTCGGCGCGCTGGGGCTGGGTGAGCGCCTCCACCACCGGCCGGGCGAGCTCTCCGGAGGGGAATTGCAACGTACCGCCATGGCGCGCGCACTTGCCAACGGGCCGGAGCTGCTCCTTGCCGATGAGCCTACGGGAAACCTCGACAGCTCCACGGCAGCCGAAATCATCAACCTTTTGGCTGACCTGCACAGGAGCGAAGGCAAGACTGTCATCCTGGTCACTCACGACGAGCCCATGGCCCGGCGAGTTGCGCAGCGCATCGTGCGGCTCTCCTACGGCCGCATTGTCGGCGAGGAGCTCCTGCTATGA